One Desulfuromonas sp. KJ2020 genomic window, TTCGCCGTCATAGCCAGCCAGGGGTTTGTTGAAGAGAGCACCGGCGTTGTCGCCCAGGGCGATGCTGATCACCAGCCGTTCGCCCAGGTAAGCCACGGCCCGGTCGATGGAGTCGACCTTGTTGAGCAGACCGAAAGCAGCCGAATTGACGATGCGCAGCACGTGGGCTGTCAAGGGGGCGTCGCATTTGACGATGTCAATGGTTTGACTCAAATCGTGGTCGGGATCGGCGGTCAGTTCCAGCAGTCGCGAGGCGCTGGGAGACAGCAGCGGGACCCTGCGGATGGCCTCAATAATGGTATCGCGATCGAATTTTCTATCCATGGCAGTCATCCCTAAAGTGTCCAGTTGCTGCGTCCCGGCGATGACAGGGTAATGATACCCGTATCGACGGAAACGGAGACGGTGCGGCTGTAGTTGCCACCCAGGTCTTCGGCGACGGCACCCATGCCGTGGGCCCAGAGAATCTTTTTGATGGCCAGCTCGTTGCGCTTGCCGATATTGAAGGTGTCGTTGGGATCCATGATTTTGGCGCCGCCGGCGAGCTTGACGATCAGTCCGCGGCCGCGGGGATCGCAGCCGAATTTGGTCATCTCCCGCAACAGGGCAGGAATACCCGTATCGGCGAAGTAGCCGGGACGCTCGACGCTCTTGCCCGGATTGATGCGCGATTCGGGCAGGGCCACGTGCACCATGCCCACCGTGCGCGTCTTGGGGTCCATCAGGACGACGGCGACGCAGGAGCCCAGCGCGTAGGTCTTGACCTGGTCCCCCGTATGATTGCTGGCGCCGAAATCGCCGACGCCGAGGACGATAGAGCTCATTTCTTCTTCTCCGTCAGCAGGCGGATAACCTCGTCGGCCATATCGTCAATTGGCAGGAGTCGCTCGGCGCCCCCTTTGTCGAAGGCGACTTTGGGCATACCGAAAACGACAGACGTCGCCTCGTCCTGGGCGATGTTGCGAGCCCCGGCCTGGCGCATGGCCAGCATGCCGGTGGCGCCGTCCGAGCCCATGCCGGTGAGCATGACACCCACAGCGTTGGCTCCCACCTGCTCGGCGACGGAGTGCATGAGGACATCGACGGAAGGGCAGTGGCCGCTGACCTTTTCGCCGGCTTCGCAGACGACCTGGTAGATGCCGCCGGAACGCCGCACCCGCATGTGCAGGCCGCCGGGAGCGACGAGGATGCGGCCCGGCATGATGCGGTCCCCCGACTCGGCTTCCTTGACCTCCATAGCGCACAACTGATTGAGGCGGTCCGAAAACATTTTGGTAAAGCCCGCCGGCATGTGCTGCACGATGACCACGCCCGGCATGGTGGAGGGAAACTGGGTGATGACTTTCTTGATGGCCTCGGTTCCCCCGGTAGAGGCGCCGATGGCAATAACCTTGTCCGTCGATTCGGCCAGGGCGCCGCTGCCTGGCGCCGGTTTCCGGCTGGGCAGGGTGGCCCGTTTGCTCTTCCAGTGCGAGACATTGGCGGTAGAGGCGATTTTGACCTTGGAGCGCAGCTCCAGCATCATGGCGGCCAGACCCCGCGCCATATCCGTGGTCGGCTTGGCGACGAAGTCAACGGCGCCTGCTTCCAGGGCGTCGATGGTGATCTGCTTCCCCTTCTGGGTCAGGGAGCTGACCATGACCACGGGTAGGGGATATTGGGGCATCAGGCGGCGCAGGAACTCGACGCCGTCCATGCGTGGCATCTCCACGTCAAGGGTGAGGACGTCGGGTTTGAGCTCGACGATCTTGTCCCGGGCCATATAGGGATCGGAAGCGGTGCCGACGACTTCGATCCCCGGATCCATGGCAAGACCACTGGACAGGATCTGGCGGACGAGAGCGGAATCATCGACAACGAGAACGCGGACTTTATGGGCCATCAGAGAGTTCCCTTCTGGTAGGCGGCGGGCATCAGGTAGCGATAGAGGGACTGGTTGCGCCCCAGGGTTTCGGAATGCCCGATAAAGAGATAACCCCCCGGCTCGGTGTGTTGGTGGAAACGTTTCACCAGAGCGTCACGGGTCGGCTGGTCAAAGTAAATCATGACATTGCGGCAAAAGATAATGTGGAACGGTTTTTTGAACGGAAATTGGGTATTCATCAGGTTGAAACGGCGAAAGGTCGCTTCCTTCTTCAGGGTATCGACCACTTCCCACTGATTTCCCGAGATCTTGCGGAAATACTTGCGCCGCCAGGCCTCTGGCAGGGAGGCGATACGATCTTCCGGGTAGACGCCGGCGGCAGCTGTTTCGAGCACCCGTTGCGAGATATCGGTGGCCAGAATGCCGGCATCCCACCGGCTGTACTCCTGTCCCAGGCATTCGTGCATGAGGATCAGCAGGGTGTAGGCTTCCTCCCCGGTGGAGCAGCCGGCGCACCAGACGCGCAGGTCCCGGCGGTTTTCCTGTCTGAGACGGGTCAGCACCGTGGGCAGGGCCGTCTGCAGAAAATAATCGAAGTGATCTTTCTCGCGGTTGAAGTAGGTGTAATTGGTCGACACCAGGTTGATGAGATCGCTCAGTCCCTTTTCGCCCGGCTCCTTGACGAGAAAATCGTAATAATTCTGGAAGTTGGCAAACCCCTGCTGCCGCAGCAGCTTCTGAAGGCGGCCCACCAGCAGGGACTTCTTCTGGTCGGTGAGGTTGATGCCGAAACGGTTGTAGATCAGGGTGCGCAGCGCATTGAACTCCGCGTCCGAGATCGGCATCATGTTGCCGCCAGGCTCCTGCGTGCCCAGATTTGCGTTGATCGATGGTCCCTGCATGAATGACTCCTGTTGCCTGCCCTTGCCGGCTCAGCTGTGTTCGCTCTTCTTTTCTTCGCTGATTTCCATCAGGGTACCGACATCCATGATCAGGCTCACTTCGCCGTTGCCAAGGATGGTGCAGCCGGAAAATCCTCTGACATGGCCGATGTAGTCCGACAGGCCCTTGATGACCGTCTGCTGCTGCCCCAGGATCTCGTCGACGAAGACGCAGATGCGGTTGTCCTGGTATTCGAGGACGATAAGGATGCCCTGGTCGAGCTCGAAGTGGTCCGGTTTTTTGCCCAGCACTTCATGGAGACGGATAACCGGGAAGAAATTCTCCCGCACCCGCGCCAGTTCTTCGCCATCGGGAGTGATGGTGATGGCGGAATTCTGCGGGCGGAAGGCTTCCTTGATCGAGAGGATGGGGACGATGCATTTCGTCTCGCCCACCCGCACCAGCATGCCGTCGATGATGGCCAAAGTCAGCGGGATACGCAGGGTCATGCGGGTGCCGACACCGGGCTTGCTGTGGACCTCGACTTTGCCCTTGATCTTTTCCAGGTTCTGCTTGACCACATCCATGCCGACGCCGCGACCGGAGATGTCAGTGATCTTTTCCGCCGTCGAGAAGCCAGGCTGAAAGATCATATTATAGACGACTTTGTCACTGAGGTCAGAACCGTCTCCCTCGATCATGCCGTTTTTGATGGCCTTGGCCAGGATTTTTTCGCGGTTGAGGCCGCGACCGTCGTCTTCGATGGTGATCCAGACCTCACCCTCTTCGTGGCGGGCCGAGAGCTTGACCGTGCCTTTTTCGGGCTTGCCGGCGGCCCGGCGCTCCTCGGGAGGCTCCAGTCCATGGTCGAGGGAATTGCGCAGCAGGTGAACAAGGGGGTCGGTGATGGTTTCGATGACCGTTTTGTCCACCTCGGTCTCTTCGCCGAAGAGTTTCAGTTCCACCTTCTTGCCCGATTTGACCGAAAGGTCGTGCACCAGACGGATCATGCGGCGGAAAAGACCGGAAACGGGGATCATGCGGATGACCATGGCCATCTCCTGCAGTTCCCGCACGAGCTTGCTCATCTGCTGGGCCGCCTTGTTGAAGTTCTCCAGTTCCAGACCCTGCAGATCCGGGTTGTGAATCAGCATGTTCTCGGCGATGACCATCTCGCCGATGAGGTTGATGAGGTTATCCAGTTTTTCCAGATCGACGCGGATGTCCTGCCGCTTGACGGCAGCGCCTTTTTTCTCCTGATCCCCCTGGCTTGCCTGGGGCTTTTTCTTCTTCTGCTGTTCCTCCACGATGGCGGTCACCTGCTCGGGCTGGACCTTGCCCATATCCACCAGAATTTCGCCCAGAGGTTTTTTCTGGGTGTTGACGGCGGCTTCCACCGTCTCGCTGTCGACCAGACCGCGTTCGACCAGCATCTCGCCCAGACGCGGGCTCAGAAGTTTTTTGAGCCGTTCCAGATGCTCTTCCAGGCTGTCGATGCGGCCACTGCCCTCCTGGGCCACGTTGGCGATGGCTTCGCGCAGGACATCGACCAGGTCGAGCAGAACGGCAGCGGCCCCTACCTCACTGAAATCGCTGCCTGACTTGGCCGCGTCGAGGACCGTTTCCATCTGGTGACTGAGTTTTTCCATGTCTCCGTAACCGAAGAAACCGCAGTTGCCTTTAAAGCTGTGCACATGGCGGAAGAGATCGGCAAGAACGTCCCGGTCTTCGGGATTTTCCTCCCAGGCCAGCAGACCCTGTTCGGCGTTCTGCAGGAGTTCGTCGGCTTCCTGAACAAAGCGCTCGACCATCTCGGCCGTCAGCACCATCTGCAGGTCAAAGTCGGCGTTTTCGGCACCTTGCCCCGACTCGGCCGGCGCCTGGTCGGCCGAGTCGTCGCTGCCGCCCCCTTTGGCCAGAGTGATAGCTTCCTCCAGGCGTGAGCCCATGACCTCGGCGGCCTCGGCCATGGCTTCATCTTCGTAGGAGTTTTCCACGTGCTCCAGGGCGTCCTTAGCAAAGTCGCAGGTCTCGCACAGCAGGCTCACATGGGAAGTCTGCAGGTCGATGGTGCCAGAGCGGACCAGGTCGAGCAGGTTTTCGGCGGCGTGGGCCACGCGGGTAATATGATTGAATTCCAGAAAGCCGGCGCTGCCCTTCATCGAATGGAAGAGCCTGAACACGGCGTTGATGGTCTTTTCATCGCCGCCGCTGTTAGCCAGCTCGATGATGGTCGGCTCGAGCTGTTCGATCATGTCCCGGCTTTCCTGGACAAACTCCTGAATGATTTCGATCTGGTCGTCTGAAATCTCGGAACTCATGGGTCTCCTCATGACTCGCCGGACTGGGCGGCGGTTTAATCTCCTCCTCTTCGGGTAGAAGCGAAGTGAGGGGGCTGTTTTTGGGGTGTCGCGGCCTGCCGGAACGGGCCTGACACAGGATCTGACACAGGGCTGTGACACACTCGTGCTCTGGCGCGATCGCCGTTTGGGCCGTAATCGGCAGCGACACGGGTATTCACGACATGGCGAAGGCCTGATTGCAGGGTTTGTAGCAAAAAGCCTGCCGATTTTGGCTGGCACTGCGCCCTTTCTGTCAGGCCCCGGTAACCGGTCTGTTAAGGCCCGGCGAGGTTGGGAACGCCCGGGGGGTGCCGGCAACAGGGCGAGAAAAAGTCAAAAAGATGACTTATGGAGCCTCTTCGTGTCGGTTGGCCGCGAGGGAAGGGCCGTTATGCGCCGTCCGTTGGCGTCGTTAGGGCGACCGGGTACGCACTGGCGTGGTTGGAACGCATTTTGCTCTACTGGGACAAGCGTAATCTTGCCTGTCGGTCATGGGAGTGAAAATGTTTAGTCGCTTTCTGGTTTTGTGTCTCGGTTTAACCCTGCTGGCCCCGGTCGTTGTCTCGGGGGCCACGGAGAAGAACAGGATCCCCCTGTTGGAAATGAGTAAAACCATAGCGCCTGGTTTTACGCGGATTTCCCTGCTTTTCCCCGAGATCCCCGAAGCCCGGGTCAGCACCTCGGGCCAACGGGTCGATCTGCTGCTGCCAAAGACCTATGTGCCGCCGACCTTCAGGCCTTTGGCGCTTGACAGCGAGATTGTCGAGGTCCTGTTCGGTGAACGTCAGCAGGAAGCCATTCTCTCCTTCCTGGTGCGCCGGGCGGTGCGGCGGGTCGAAATAAACCCTGACCCGAAGACCCGGCAGCTTCATCTCGATATCTTCTGGGTGACCGATGACGCCCGCTCTCGCCCGGCCATCGCCTTTGGTCTGCCGGGCGGTCCGGTCCTCGATGCCGGTCGCGCCAGTGTTCGCAAGAGCGTATCCTCTCCCTATGCGGGCCGGTGGCCTGCCTTTTTTGACGAATACGAGACCCCCCTGTCTTTTCCCCTTGCTCCCGGCTACTCCCTGCCCCCCTTTCCCCTGGTGGCGCTGGCCGAGCAAGAGTCTTTGCCTTCCGCCCTGTCGGAAGTGGTCGAGAAGGGGAGGGAAGGTCTGTGGGGAGCGGCTCTGACTCTGCTGGACGGACCGGGCGGTTCGCTGGTGCAGGAAACCAGGCCCGACCTCTATCGCCTGCTACGGGGAGAATTGCTGCTGCGGTCCGGGCGTCCCGCCGAGGCGATGAACCTGCTCAAGGCGGGCATGGCGGGTTCGTCAGACGCGCTGCGCCGCTTCCTGCTGGTGCAGGCCGAGGCGAGGGCGGGCGAACCCTATAAGGTCGTCCACCAGGTACGGGACAACAACCTGGGGCTGCCGGAGCAGAGCCCATTGCGTTCCTATCTCGAACTCTTTCGGGCTGAACTCGACCTGGCTCTCGGCCGGTTGGAGGCGGCTGCCAATCGTCTTGACGCCGTGGATTCCAAGTTGCCGGCCGAGGTTCAGCCTTTGCTCAATCTGCGTCAGGCCGATCTGCGCTTTGCCCGTGGTGAGAAGGCCGAGGCCTTAAAAGCCTACAAGGCGTTGGCCCAAAAGGGGGAGATGTCCCAGGAAAATCTTTATTCTCTGAGCCGCTATGCCCAGCTGCTCTATGAAGAAAAAGAGCATGTGGCGGCGGCGGAGCACTACCTGCGCTTGGGTCTGAGCCTGTCCGGGCAGGCCGGAGACGATCTGGCTTATTTTGCCGCCGCCCGGGCCCAGGTGCGGGCAGGGCGTGGGGAACCGGCCCTGCTGCAGCTGCAGAACATTGTCGATACCTTCGCCGGCCAGGAAGGGGCCTGGCGGAGCCAGCTGCTGCTGCACGACCAGCAGGTGACGGCCGCCGGAGACGAGACGTCGATGGCTCGCGCCGCTCGCGGTTATCGCCAGCTGGCAGACCAGATCCCTTATCGGGAGCTGCGGGAGGAGGCAACCTTTAAATATGCCCTGACCGAATATTTAAGCGGCCGCAAGCTGGAAAGCGTGGAGACCCTGCAGGTTCTGCTGCGGGACTATGCGGCGGGACGTCTCCGTCGCGAGGTCAGTGCGCTTATGGCGGAAGCGTTGCCTGACGTGGTGCGAGAGTTGGTGGCCAACGGCCATTACGTTGACGCCCTGGTGCGGGTGGAGCGCAACCGCGAGCTGCTGCTGGCCGCCCAGGTGGGCCGGGATTTTATGCAGGAGTTGGGCGGCGTCTTCATGCGGTTGGGGTTCTGGGATCGGGCCGCGCGCCTCTATCTGTTCCTGCTCGACGCGGAAGACGACGGTTCCGGTGCCGAGGCCGCCTATATGCCCCTGGTGCGATGTTTTCACCGCCTCGGCGATCTGCCGCGGGTCGAGCGCTATGTCGCCCAGTATGGCGAGCGTTATCCCCAGGGCAAGGATGCTCCGGAACTTTTCTATCTGCGGCTTAAAACCCTGGCGGATGTCGATAAAGGCCAGGAAGCGGCTGCTCTGTTGCTGAAAACCGGTCCTACACCGCACAGGGAAACCGAGCGACTGGCCGCCCGCCTGTTCATGGCGCTTGAGAACTATCCCGAGGTGGAAAAGCGTCTGGCGCCGCTTATGGACAGGAATTTGCAAGACGCCCTTCCTGAGGACATTTTCCTGCGGGCCGAAGCCCTTTACCGTGATAATAAGCCAAAGTCGGCGCTGACCTTTTTTACTCACCTGGCGGAGACATTGGCCGATGCCGACCAGGCCCGCTTTCGGGCCGGTCAGATTCATCTGGCGGCGGGTAACCGCAGCCTCGGCCTTAAGTTTTTGCGACAATTGGTCGAAGAAGGACGTAATGAACTTTGGCGCAAAATGGCCCGGGAGACCCTGGCCCTGCAGCTGGAAAAACCCTGACGCCGCTCGTGTCATTTTTATGACTGGTGACAGACGCCTGACGTCATGAAAGGAAGAACAACATGTCGAACCTGGGACTTTTCGATAAAACGGTAGGTCTTCTGCACAAGGTACTCGATCTTCGCGACCGGAACCAGAAGGTGATTGCCTCGAATATCGCCAACGCGGATACGCCCGGCTACTCACCGGCCCGTCTTGAGTTCGAGGAGCAGCTGCGTCAGGCCGTGAAGCATCCCGGCGTTACCCCTGCTGTCACGCATCCGGCCCATTTCCCCATCGGCGGCGGCCGTCTGGAGCAGGTGCAGGGGACCCTCGTCCGCACTCCCGATCGCTCCGGGATCGGCGACGGCAACGGCGTCAATGTCGATCAGGAGATGGTGGCTCTGGCGGAAAACCAGATTTTGTATGAAGCAGCAGTGCAGTCTCTCAACAAGAAGATGGGACTGTTGAAGTATGTGGCCGGCGACGGCCGCTAAGGAGGTTCAGGATGGATGTCTTTCAATCGCTGAAAATCGGTGCAAGCGCCCTTAAGGCCCAACAGACCCGGCTCAATACCATCAGTTCGAATCTGGCCAATATCGAAACGACACGGACTCCCGAGGGGGGGCCCTATCAGCGTCGAACCGTGCAGTTCCAGAGTGCCGATCTGAGTTTTGCCGAGCGTCTCGAACAGAGTATGCGCGGCGTCGCCCAGGGCGTGGAGGTGACCCGCATCGTCACCGATCCGTCGCCCCCGCGCATGGTTTACAATCCGGCCCATCCCGACGCCGGTGAAGACGGTTATGTGGCGATGCCCGACATCAACCTGATGGAAGAAATGACGGACATGATGACGGCCACCCGCGCCTATGAGGCCAACATCACCACCATCAAGACCGCCAAACGCATGGCCTTAAAGGCCCTTGAGATAGGAAGGTAGGATAAGCGATGAACGACATCACCCTCGTCAGTCACCTCAGGTCCCTGCAGGGACCTGGTGTCGCCACCGCCACCAAGGCCGAACCGGCAGGAGGTTTCGCCCGTACCCTGAAGGAAGTCCTCGATCAGACGAACCAGGCCCAGGTGAATGCGGACAAGGCCGTCGAAAAGCTCCATACCGGCGAAGCGCAAAACCTCCATGAGGTGATGATCAGCCTGGAAGAGGCGGACATCTCCATGCGCCTGATGGTCCAGATGCGTAACAAGGTGGTGGAAGCCTACCAGGAGATCATGCGCATGCAGGTCTGACGCGGTCAGGTCGCCCGGATTTTATTAAAATACCTGAGACTGTGGTATTTCAGGAGGTTGTTGGTTCATGGCGGAAGAGAAGAAAAAAATCCCTGCTGAAGGGGAAGATAAAAGGACGCTGCTGCAGAGTCTCAACGAGTGGCCCCTGTCGCGCAAGCTCAGCCTGGTGGCGGTGGTTCTCGTCTGCGTGGCGCTGTTTGCCACTCTCATTCTGCAGGCGCGGGTTGCTGACTACCGGCTGCTGTATGCCAATCTGTCCGACAGCGACGCCTCCTCGGTGGTCTCCTGGCTGAAAGAGCGCAAGATCCCCTATCGTTTCGACGACGGCGGTCGCTCCATCCAGGTTCCGGCCGATCAGGTCTACGAGGTGCGCATCGAGCTGGCCGGCTCGGGCATTCCCCAGGGTGGCGGCATCGGCTTCGAGCTTTTCGACAAGCAGAGCTTCGGCATGACCGACTTTGCCCAGAAAGTCAATTATCAGCGGGCCCTGCAGGGCGAGCTGTCCCGAACCATCACCTCGCTGGCGCCGGTGGAAGGGGCGCGGGTCCATCTGGCGCTGCCGGAAAAGCGGCTGTTCAAGGAGCAGCAGAAAGAGGCCACCGCCTCGGTCATCCTCAAGCTGGCCACCGGGCAGAAGCTCAAGGAAGGGCAGATCCAGGGAATTATCAACTTGGTGGCGGGCAGTATTGAAGGCCTGGAGGCCGAGAACGTCACGGTCATCGATTCGAGCGGCGGCGTGCTGTCCCGTCGCAGCCAGGAAGGGCCGAGCGGTCCCATGACGCCCGGCATGCTCGATTACCAGCAGATGCTGGAACGGCGGCTGGAAGAGCGGGCGCAATCCCTGCTGGACCGGGCCCTGGGGGTGAGCAATTCCCTGGTCAAGGTGACGGCCGAGGTCGACTTCTCCCAGGTGGAGAAGGTGGAGGAACTCTACGATCCCAAGGGCGCAGTGCCCCGTAGCGAGCAGGTCTCGGAAGAATCCTCCGGCGCCGAAGTCAACGGTGGTATCCCCGGCGTTGCCGCCAATGTGGGCGGGGCTGCCGCCACGGCGGGCGCGGTGCCCAGCAACCGCAGTTCGGAAACGATCAATTACGAAATCAGCAAGGTGGTCAATCGCATCGTGGAGCCGGTGGGGACGGTCAAGGCCCTGTCCGTGGCGGTGCTGGTCGCCGACCGCCTGGTGCCCGGCGCTGAAGGAGAGTCGTCCAGTTACGCGCCGCGCAATGAACAGGAACTGCTCTCCATCGAGAATA contains:
- a CDS encoding chemotaxis protein CheD yields the protein MSSIVLGVGDFGASNHTGDQVKTYALGSCVAVVLMDPKTRTVGMVHVALPESRINPGKSVERPGYFADTGIPALLREMTKFGCDPRGRGLIVKLAGGAKIMDPNDTFNIGKRNELAIKKILWAHGMGAVAEDLGGNYSRTVSVSVDTGIITLSSPGRSNWTL
- a CDS encoding chemotaxis response regulator protein-glutamate methylesterase gives rise to the protein MAHKVRVLVVDDSALVRQILSSGLAMDPGIEVVGTASDPYMARDKIVELKPDVLTLDVEMPRMDGVEFLRRLMPQYPLPVVMVSSLTQKGKQITIDALEAGAVDFVAKPTTDMARGLAAMMLELRSKVKIASTANVSHWKSKRATLPSRKPAPGSGALAESTDKVIAIGASTGGTEAIKKVITQFPSTMPGVVIVQHMPAGFTKMFSDRLNQLCAMEVKEAESGDRIMPGRILVAPGGLHMRVRRSGGIYQVVCEAGEKVSGHCPSVDVLMHSVAEQVGANAVGVMLTGMGSDGATGMLAMRQAGARNIAQDEATSVVFGMPKVAFDKGGAERLLPIDDMADEVIRLLTEKKK
- a CDS encoding protein-glutamate O-methyltransferase CheR is translated as MQGPSINANLGTQEPGGNMMPISDAEFNALRTLIYNRFGINLTDQKKSLLVGRLQKLLRQQGFANFQNYYDFLVKEPGEKGLSDLINLVSTNYTYFNREKDHFDYFLQTALPTVLTRLRQENRRDLRVWCAGCSTGEEAYTLLILMHECLGQEYSRWDAGILATDISQRVLETAAAGVYPEDRIASLPEAWRRKYFRKISGNQWEVVDTLKKEATFRRFNLMNTQFPFKKPFHIIFCRNVMIYFDQPTRDALVKRFHQHTEPGGYLFIGHSETLGRNQSLYRYLMPAAYQKGTL
- a CDS encoding chemotaxis protein CheA — encoded protein: MSSEISDDQIEIIQEFVQESRDMIEQLEPTIIELANSGGDEKTINAVFRLFHSMKGSAGFLEFNHITRVAHAAENLLDLVRSGTIDLQTSHVSLLCETCDFAKDALEHVENSYEDEAMAEAAEVMGSRLEEAITLAKGGGSDDSADQAPAESGQGAENADFDLQMVLTAEMVERFVQEADELLQNAEQGLLAWEENPEDRDVLADLFRHVHSFKGNCGFFGYGDMEKLSHQMETVLDAAKSGSDFSEVGAAAVLLDLVDVLREAIANVAQEGSGRIDSLEEHLERLKKLLSPRLGEMLVERGLVDSETVEAAVNTQKKPLGEILVDMGKVQPEQVTAIVEEQQKKKKPQASQGDQEKKGAAVKRQDIRVDLEKLDNLINLIGEMVIAENMLIHNPDLQGLELENFNKAAQQMSKLVRELQEMAMVIRMIPVSGLFRRMIRLVHDLSVKSGKKVELKLFGEETEVDKTVIETITDPLVHLLRNSLDHGLEPPEERRAAGKPEKGTVKLSARHEEGEVWITIEDDGRGLNREKILAKAIKNGMIEGDGSDLSDKVVYNMIFQPGFSTAEKITDISGRGVGMDVVKQNLEKIKGKVEVHSKPGVGTRMTLRIPLTLAIIDGMLVRVGETKCIVPILSIKEAFRPQNSAITITPDGEELARVRENFFPVIRLHEVLGKKPDHFELDQGILIVLEYQDNRICVFVDEILGQQQTVIKGLSDYIGHVRGFSGCTILGNGEVSLIMDVGTLMEISEEKKSEHS
- the flgB gene encoding flagellar basal body rod protein FlgB, with the translated sequence MSNLGLFDKTVGLLHKVLDLRDRNQKVIASNIANADTPGYSPARLEFEEQLRQAVKHPGVTPAVTHPAHFPIGGGRLEQVQGTLVRTPDRSGIGDGNGVNVDQEMVALAENQILYEAAVQSLNKKMGLLKYVAGDGR
- the flgC gene encoding flagellar basal body rod protein FlgC, translating into MDVFQSLKIGASALKAQQTRLNTISSNLANIETTRTPEGGPYQRRTVQFQSADLSFAERLEQSMRGVAQGVEVTRIVTDPSPPRMVYNPAHPDAGEDGYVAMPDINLMEEMTDMMTATRAYEANITTIKTAKRMALKALEIGR
- the fliE gene encoding flagellar hook-basal body complex protein FliE; amino-acid sequence: MNDITLVSHLRSLQGPGVATATKAEPAGGFARTLKEVLDQTNQAQVNADKAVEKLHTGEAQNLHEVMISLEEADISMRLMVQMRNKVVEAYQEIMRMQV
- the fliF gene encoding flagellar basal-body MS-ring/collar protein FliF, translating into MAEEKKKIPAEGEDKRTLLQSLNEWPLSRKLSLVAVVLVCVALFATLILQARVADYRLLYANLSDSDASSVVSWLKERKIPYRFDDGGRSIQVPADQVYEVRIELAGSGIPQGGGIGFELFDKQSFGMTDFAQKVNYQRALQGELSRTITSLAPVEGARVHLALPEKRLFKEQQKEATASVILKLATGQKLKEGQIQGIINLVAGSIEGLEAENVTVIDSSGGVLSRRSQEGPSGPMTPGMLDYQQMLERRLEERAQSLLDRALGVSNSLVKVTAEVDFSQVEKVEELYDPKGAVPRSEQVSEESSGAEVNGGIPGVAANVGGAAATAGAVPSNRSSETINYEISKVVNRIVEPVGTVKALSVAVLVADRLVPGAEGESSSYAPRNEQELLSIENMVKSALGIDQGRGDQIQVVSMPFETGFADEIVSAPVSSPSLYDYLPYVKYGLILLGGLLAYFLLVRPLLRTLKGEVTEHYKTVEQLEAELLTHDTAHSVTVDPAQELRTATIEGKTTPAQVIKTWLKEG